The Opisthocomus hoazin isolate bOpiHoa1 chromosome 20, bOpiHoa1.hap1, whole genome shotgun sequence genome window below encodes:
- the FAM222B gene encoding protein FAM222B isoform X1, with the protein MLACLPGPGDLSFQLLSYTQMNTGLQKWDTTQKMRSAQYPTPAELDAYAKKVANNPLTIKIFPNSVKVPQRKHIRRTVNGLDTSGQRYSPYPSQAATKTGLLAIVKSPAKGIIKDFDGTRTRLLPEAMMNPPSTPYVAPSTLTHPQALARQQALQHAQTLPHPQSIPQPQTLQHPQGIPQPQSLPHPQGIPQPQTLPHPQNMQQPQGLQHPQTMAHQTLQHPPNPLLQPGLHGSRKMPDADAPPNVTVSTSTIPLSMAATLQQNQPPDLSSIVHQINQFCQARAGISTTSVCEGQIANPSPISRNLLINASTRVSTHNVPTPMPSCVVNPVDHAAAAIPPASVNVPMVNINRVPPAYQNEIKSVAWNQHQLAHLQQMCGDAAGPAGLAGKHPQREIAGQSFPGKTSNYPQELCMGQSFSLKPPIEKPTPSPPVNGLQGPLPYTNGHYFQPLWNNILPTPNSDSSGSQDLAMPFHGGQPAGAPLDCAGGTHYRAGAGPSSQNNVMQTMDYLSGDFQQSCFRDQSMAVLGKVHRPPMNRAPEPTDSRNLHIQHPGYR; encoded by the coding sequence GGGACACTACACAGAAAATGAGATCTGCACAGTATCCTACCCCAGCAGAATTGGATGCTTATGCTAAGAAGGTCGCCAACAATCCACTGACTATAAAAATTTTTCCAAACAGTGTCAAGGTTCCCCAGAGGAAACACATACGCCGTACTGTGAACGGACTTGATACTTCGGGCCAGAGGTACAGTCCCTACCCATCTCAGGCCGCCACGAAAACAGGCCTCCTGGCGATAGTCAAATCTCCAGCGAAAGGAATTATCAAAGACTTTGACGGGACACGCACGCGTCTGCTGCCGGAAGCGATGATGAATCCCCCTTCCACACCATACGTTGCACCTAGCACTTTAACCCACCCCCAGGCGCTTGCTCGCCAGCAGGCTCTCCAGCATGCACAGACTTTGCCGCACCCCCAGAGTATACCGCAGCCACAGACTTTGCAGCACCCTCAGGGTATACCACAGCCACAAAGCTTACCGCACCCTCAGGGGATACCGCAGCCACAGACGCTGCCGCACCCTCAGAATATGCAGCAGCCGCAGGGCTTGCAGCATCCTCAGACCATGGCACACCAGACTCTGCAGCACCCCCCGAATCCTTTGCTGCAGCCAGGTTTACATGGAAGCAGAAAGATGCCGGATGCAGACGCGCCGCCGAATGTGACCGTGTCTACCTCAACCATTCCCCTCTCTATGGCTGCCACCCTGCAGCAGAACCAGCCACCGGACCTGAGCAGCATTGTGCACCAGATTAACCAGTTCTGCCAGGCCAGAGCTGGCATTAGCACTACCTCAGTCTGTGAGGGACAGATTGCAAACCCCAGCCCTATAAGTCGCAACCTGCTTATCAATGCAAGTACCAGGGTATCTACTCACAATGTCCCTACACCCATGCCTTCCTGTGTAGTAAACCCTGTAGatcatgctgctgctgctattcctCCTGCCTCTGTTAATGTGCCCATGGTGAATATTAACAGGGTGCCGCCCGCGTACCAGAACGAAATCAAATCGGTAGCGTGGAACCAGCACCAGCTTGCGCATCTGCAGCAAATgtgtggggatgctgctgggccTGCTGGACTCGCAGGGAAGCACCCTCAGAGAGAGATCGCAGGGCAAAGTTTTCCTGGCAAGACTTCAAACTACCCTCAAGAACTGTGCATGGGCCAGTCGTTCAGCTTGAAGCCCCCCATCGAGAAGCCCACGCCTTCTCCGCCTGTGAATGGGTTGCAGGGACCCTTGCCATATACCAATGGGCACTATTTCCAGCCCCTCTGGAATAACATTCTGCCCACGCCCAACAGTGACAGCTCTGGGTCCCAGGACCTTGCCATGCCTTTCCACGGGGGACAGCCAGCAGGAGCGCCGCTAGATTGTGCAGGAGGGACTCattacagagctggagctggcccATCCAGCCAGAATAATGTGATGCAGACCATGGATTACCTGAGCGGGGACTTCCAGCAGTCCTGCTTCAGAGATCAGAGCATGGCCGTGCTGGGAAAAGTCCATCGGCCTCCCATGAACCGAGCACCTGAACCAACCGATAGTCGAAATCTTCATATTCAACATCCAGGGTATAGATAG
- the FAM222B gene encoding protein FAM222B isoform X2 gives MRSAQYPTPAELDAYAKKVANNPLTIKIFPNSVKVPQRKHIRRTVNGLDTSGQRYSPYPSQAATKTGLLAIVKSPAKGIIKDFDGTRTRLLPEAMMNPPSTPYVAPSTLTHPQALARQQALQHAQTLPHPQSIPQPQTLQHPQGIPQPQSLPHPQGIPQPQTLPHPQNMQQPQGLQHPQTMAHQTLQHPPNPLLQPGLHGSRKMPDADAPPNVTVSTSTIPLSMAATLQQNQPPDLSSIVHQINQFCQARAGISTTSVCEGQIANPSPISRNLLINASTRVSTHNVPTPMPSCVVNPVDHAAAAIPPASVNVPMVNINRVPPAYQNEIKSVAWNQHQLAHLQQMCGDAAGPAGLAGKHPQREIAGQSFPGKTSNYPQELCMGQSFSLKPPIEKPTPSPPVNGLQGPLPYTNGHYFQPLWNNILPTPNSDSSGSQDLAMPFHGGQPAGAPLDCAGGTHYRAGAGPSSQNNVMQTMDYLSGDFQQSCFRDQSMAVLGKVHRPPMNRAPEPTDSRNLHIQHPGYR, from the coding sequence ATGAGATCTGCACAGTATCCTACCCCAGCAGAATTGGATGCTTATGCTAAGAAGGTCGCCAACAATCCACTGACTATAAAAATTTTTCCAAACAGTGTCAAGGTTCCCCAGAGGAAACACATACGCCGTACTGTGAACGGACTTGATACTTCGGGCCAGAGGTACAGTCCCTACCCATCTCAGGCCGCCACGAAAACAGGCCTCCTGGCGATAGTCAAATCTCCAGCGAAAGGAATTATCAAAGACTTTGACGGGACACGCACGCGTCTGCTGCCGGAAGCGATGATGAATCCCCCTTCCACACCATACGTTGCACCTAGCACTTTAACCCACCCCCAGGCGCTTGCTCGCCAGCAGGCTCTCCAGCATGCACAGACTTTGCCGCACCCCCAGAGTATACCGCAGCCACAGACTTTGCAGCACCCTCAGGGTATACCACAGCCACAAAGCTTACCGCACCCTCAGGGGATACCGCAGCCACAGACGCTGCCGCACCCTCAGAATATGCAGCAGCCGCAGGGCTTGCAGCATCCTCAGACCATGGCACACCAGACTCTGCAGCACCCCCCGAATCCTTTGCTGCAGCCAGGTTTACATGGAAGCAGAAAGATGCCGGATGCAGACGCGCCGCCGAATGTGACCGTGTCTACCTCAACCATTCCCCTCTCTATGGCTGCCACCCTGCAGCAGAACCAGCCACCGGACCTGAGCAGCATTGTGCACCAGATTAACCAGTTCTGCCAGGCCAGAGCTGGCATTAGCACTACCTCAGTCTGTGAGGGACAGATTGCAAACCCCAGCCCTATAAGTCGCAACCTGCTTATCAATGCAAGTACCAGGGTATCTACTCACAATGTCCCTACACCCATGCCTTCCTGTGTAGTAAACCCTGTAGatcatgctgctgctgctattcctCCTGCCTCTGTTAATGTGCCCATGGTGAATATTAACAGGGTGCCGCCCGCGTACCAGAACGAAATCAAATCGGTAGCGTGGAACCAGCACCAGCTTGCGCATCTGCAGCAAATgtgtggggatgctgctgggccTGCTGGACTCGCAGGGAAGCACCCTCAGAGAGAGATCGCAGGGCAAAGTTTTCCTGGCAAGACTTCAAACTACCCTCAAGAACTGTGCATGGGCCAGTCGTTCAGCTTGAAGCCCCCCATCGAGAAGCCCACGCCTTCTCCGCCTGTGAATGGGTTGCAGGGACCCTTGCCATATACCAATGGGCACTATTTCCAGCCCCTCTGGAATAACATTCTGCCCACGCCCAACAGTGACAGCTCTGGGTCCCAGGACCTTGCCATGCCTTTCCACGGGGGACAGCCAGCAGGAGCGCCGCTAGATTGTGCAGGAGGGACTCattacagagctggagctggcccATCCAGCCAGAATAATGTGATGCAGACCATGGATTACCTGAGCGGGGACTTCCAGCAGTCCTGCTTCAGAGATCAGAGCATGGCCGTGCTGGGAAAAGTCCATCGGCCTCCCATGAACCGAGCACCTGAACCAACCGATAGTCGAAATCTTCATATTCAACATCCAGGGTATAGATAG